A region of Nostoc sp. 'Peltigera membranacea cyanobiont' N6 DNA encodes the following proteins:
- a CDS encoding Uma2 family endonuclease: MNQPISERVRWTTADLELFPDNGNRYEIIDGELFVTRAPHWNHQKTCVRISTSLDTWSQTTGLGEVVTAPGIIFGDNDNVIPDVVWASNERLPLILDEAGHLTGAPELVIEVLSAGIENEKRDREFKLKLYSARGVREYWIVDWRNQQVEVYRREKATLKLVATLFNSDELNSPILPDFTCAIASLFT; the protein is encoded by the coding sequence ATGAACCAGCCAATATCTGAGAGAGTGCGCTGGACTACCGCCGATTTAGAGTTGTTTCCAGATAACGGAAACCGCTATGAAATTATTGACGGAGAATTATTTGTGACCAGAGCGCCTCACTGGAATCATCAAAAAACTTGTGTCAGAATTAGTACTTCCTTGGATACTTGGTCACAGACTACTGGTTTGGGAGAAGTTGTGACTGCTCCAGGCATAATTTTTGGGGATAATGATAATGTAATTCCTGATGTTGTCTGGGCTAGCAATGAGAGGTTGCCCTTGATTTTAGACGAGGCGGGGCATTTGACTGGTGCGCCAGAACTGGTAATAGAAGTACTGTCTGCTGGTATTGAGAACGAAAAGCGGGACAGGGAATTTAAACTAAAGCTTTACTCAGCAAGAGGTGTTAGGGAATATTGGATTGTGGATTGGCGCAACCAACAGGTGGAAGTTTATCGGCGTGAAAAAGCAACTTTAAAATTAGTTGCTACGTTGTTCAATAGTGATGAGTTAAATTCACCCATATTGCCTGATTTTACTTGCGCGATCGCATCCTTATTTACTTAA
- a CDS encoding pentapeptide repeat-containing protein, translated as MDVEELLERYAAGERDFSGIDLSGAKLSGFDLRDINLSEANLSRVDLSWANLSGANLSGVSTSGWGKMSGANLSGANLSEANLLGFDMLGVNLENANARGARLGVLESAFVRNTINPDGDLVEGPITIE; from the coding sequence ATGGACGTTGAAGAACTGTTGGAAAGGTATGCTGCTGGGGAGAGAGATTTCAGTGGAATTGATTTGAGTGGGGCTAAACTGAGTGGGTTTGATCTCAGAGACATCAATTTGAGCGAAGCTAACTTGAGTAGAGTCGATTTGAGTTGGGCTAATTTGAGTGGAGCTAATCTCAGTGGAGTCAGTACGAGTGGATGGGGCAAGATGAGTGGAGCTAATCTCAGTGGAGCTAATCTCAGTGAAGCTAATCTCTTGGGTTTTGATATGTTGGGTGTAAACTTGGAAAATGCCAATGCTAGAGGAGCTAGACTGGGAGTACTGGAAAGTGCTTTCGTTCGTAACACTATTAATCCAGATGGAGACCTTGTTGAAGGCCCCATCACAATTGAATAA
- a CDS encoding ABC transporter permease: MTSTRISLETGRDWLIRLVTSETFIYVAKRVLQALLTLFLASALSFFIIQLAPGDYVDTLRQNPKISPERIEEIKRQFGLDKSWPEQFWLWIWRILTKGDFGTSFIYQRSVASLLWERVPATLLLAIASLIVTWAIAIPLGIFAAVNQNKLSDRLLQVISYAGQGFPSFITALALLVLAQITSPLFPVGSMTSINHSELTWFGKILDVGWHMILPTIALSITSFAGLQRITRGELLDVLRQDYIQTARAKGLPENRVIYVHALRNAVNPLITLLGFELAGLLNGAFIAEFFFNWPGLGRLTLQALQAQDLYLLMASLVMGAVLLIAGNLIADLMLKAADPRIRLENLN, from the coding sequence ATGACATCTACGAGAATTTCCTTGGAGACAGGTCGGGATTGGCTAATCAGGCTAGTCACGAGCGAAACTTTTATTTATGTGGCAAAGCGGGTATTGCAGGCACTACTGACTTTGTTTTTGGCATCAGCGTTGTCGTTTTTCATTATTCAACTCGCTCCAGGGGATTATGTAGATACGCTGCGGCAAAACCCGAAAATATCTCCAGAAAGAATTGAGGAAATTAAGCGGCAGTTTGGTCTGGATAAGTCTTGGCCAGAGCAGTTTTGGCTATGGATATGGCGAATCTTGACAAAAGGGGATTTTGGCACGAGTTTTATTTATCAACGTTCAGTGGCATCACTTTTGTGGGAACGCGTACCAGCGACTTTGCTATTAGCGATCGCATCTTTAATTGTCACATGGGCGATCGCCATCCCTCTAGGGATTTTTGCTGCTGTTAACCAAAATAAGCTTTCAGACCGGCTTTTACAGGTGATTAGCTACGCCGGACAAGGCTTTCCCAGTTTCATTACCGCTTTAGCACTGCTGGTTTTAGCCCAAATCACCTCACCCTTATTCCCTGTGGGTAGCATGACTAGCATCAATCACTCAGAATTAACGTGGTTTGGCAAAATCTTAGATGTCGGCTGGCACATGATTTTACCTACGATCGCCCTCTCAATTACTAGTTTTGCTGGTTTACAACGCATCACTCGCGGCGAATTATTGGATGTTCTGCGTCAAGATTATATCCAAACGGCTCGTGCCAAAGGTCTGCCAGAAAACCGCGTTATCTACGTTCATGCTCTCCGTAACGCTGTAAATCCCTTGATTACCTTATTGGGTTTTGAATTAGCTGGTTTATTAAACGGTGCTTTCATTGCCGAATTTTTCTTCAACTGGCCCGGTTTAGGCAGGTTGACTTTACAGGCTTTACAGGCTCAAGATTTATATTTGTTAATGGCAAGCTTGGTAATGGGCGCAGTCTTGCTGATTGCTGGTAATTTAATTGCCGATTTAATGTTAAAAGCCGCCGATCCTCGCATTCGCCTAGAAAATCTCAATTAG
- a CDS encoding adenine phosphoribosyltransferase — translation MDLKSLVRDIPDFPKPGILFRDITTLLRDPEGLRYTVDFLTQKCNEAEIKPDYVIGIESRGFIFGSPLAYQLGAGFIPVRKRGKLPAAVHSIEYDLEYGTDCLEIHQDALHQGSRVLIVDDLIATGGTASATAKLVQKIGCELVGFGFIIELRDLEGRKYLPDVPIISLIEY, via the coding sequence ATGGATTTAAAGTCTCTCGTTCGTGACATCCCAGATTTTCCCAAACCCGGAATTTTATTTCGGGATATTACTACATTACTGCGCGATCCAGAGGGATTGCGGTATACTGTTGACTTTTTAACACAAAAATGCAATGAAGCTGAAATAAAGCCAGATTATGTAATTGGTATAGAGTCAAGGGGATTTATTTTTGGCTCACCTCTGGCTTATCAATTAGGGGCTGGTTTTATTCCCGTCCGCAAAAGAGGTAAGTTACCAGCAGCAGTTCACTCAATTGAATACGATCTAGAATATGGTACTGACTGCCTAGAAATTCATCAAGATGCTTTACACCAAGGTAGCCGAGTTTTGATTGTGGACGATTTGATTGCCACTGGTGGAACTGCGAGTGCAACAGCAAAGTTAGTACAGAAGATTGGCTGCGAATTAGTAGGATTTGGGTTTATTATCGAGCTACGGGATTTAGAAGGGCGTAAATATCTGCCGGACGTGCCGATTATCTCTCTAATTGAATATTAG
- a CDS encoding DUF3038 domain-containing protein yields MNVSASLTPFNSPTQDSLPTILDTLPDPAIASKTCPRRTRLQIDLILLAIEALELGGSEAILSFAQELDLKGIVKDRVNLWRMRSSNPLRRAHMRRPLTIMEAKALVVIACYIARRLTVVIRQLLMICQQMEEKQIPLEQNLRLSNYLERFRAHFKSRMNARRSGVLALTSDEKLDELAINLLGQLLFCTGTAGMQRFWISLFDGEVE; encoded by the coding sequence ATGAATGTCTCAGCAAGTTTAACGCCGTTCAACAGTCCAACTCAAGATTCACTGCCGACGATTCTGGACACTTTGCCAGATCCTGCGATCGCTTCCAAAACGTGTCCTCGGAGAACGCGGTTGCAAATTGACCTGATTTTATTGGCAATTGAAGCTTTAGAGCTTGGTGGTTCGGAAGCAATCTTGAGTTTTGCTCAAGAGTTGGATCTAAAAGGAATTGTTAAAGACAGAGTAAATTTATGGCGGATGCGTAGCTCTAACCCGCTACGGAGAGCGCACATGCGCCGTCCCTTAACTATCATGGAAGCAAAAGCTCTAGTAGTCATTGCTTGCTACATAGCGCGGCGTTTAACTGTTGTCATCCGCCAGTTATTAATGATATGTCAACAAATGGAAGAAAAGCAGATTCCATTAGAACAGAATTTGCGTCTATCTAATTACCTAGAGCGGTTTAGAGCGCATTTTAAGAGCCGGATGAATGCTCGGCGCTCAGGTGTACTAGCATTGACTTCTGATGAAAAATTAGATGAGCTTGCTATAAATTTGTTAGGACAATTACTATTTTGTACTGGTACAGCTGGAATGCAGAGGTTTTGGATTAGTCTTTTTGACGGTGAAGTGGAATGA
- a CDS encoding DUF4335 domain-containing protein produces the protein MNIQRKYSLPNCTLLLEGLSDVTRAAHFQEMRPELSILVNAECYLSGYNQPLTGGREFFESLVRAVSGYAQEFLSSVPNPQAHNQESELVEFRKVDGNRHRLIIHSEGAPEGFESHSNNSKRPPIEIDLNTVQLFDLVEAVDQFFADSQTLPELSLELQPVTRRYGGASQALIRQAVPAAVGVSSLAVAAIAFNLIPPPQIRPPQPQPEKQSSPTTNNITPPASEAATPIAVATPTPTSTANTKPAVQDLEALLNTVPEITDPSQLRALNRQVYNQIHPAWTNRSGLKEELIYRLGVAADGAIVGYKAVNKEANLGVSQTPLPNVLYNPASRPPISKEPIAQFRVVFTTRGVLEVSPWRGYARTPEVVGAKITDSNIVKSLNQKLYNTVRQTWSGTHTFTRDLKYRVAVNKDGVIADYEPLNQVAFDYFRETPLPKMFNDVYGSNVAPPNDKEPLAHFQVIFKPNSTLEVTPWKGYQ, from the coding sequence ATGAATATTCAACGTAAGTACAGCCTACCTAATTGTACACTACTTTTAGAAGGGTTAAGTGATGTCACCAGGGCTGCACACTTCCAGGAAATGCGCCCAGAATTATCAATATTGGTAAATGCAGAATGCTATTTATCTGGTTATAATCAGCCTCTAACGGGAGGGCGAGAATTTTTTGAAAGTTTAGTGAGGGCTGTTAGTGGCTATGCCCAAGAATTTTTAAGTAGTGTACCCAATCCCCAAGCACACAATCAGGAATCGGAGCTAGTAGAGTTTCGGAAAGTTGACGGCAATCGACACAGGCTAATTATCCATTCCGAAGGCGCTCCAGAGGGGTTCGAGTCTCACTCTAATAATTCCAAACGTCCACCTATTGAAATAGATTTGAATACAGTACAGTTGTTTGATTTAGTGGAAGCAGTGGATCAGTTTTTTGCTGATAGCCAAACTTTACCTGAACTTTCCCTAGAACTACAACCAGTTACCAGACGCTATGGCGGTGCTAGTCAAGCTTTGATTAGACAGGCTGTTCCTGCTGCTGTGGGTGTGTCAAGTTTAGCAGTAGCAGCGATCGCCTTTAACTTGATTCCACCTCCCCAAATACGTCCACCACAACCCCAACCAGAAAAGCAAAGTAGCCCTACAACAAACAATATCACTCCCCCAGCATCAGAGGCTGCAACGCCTATCGCGGTTGCAACACCCACACCAACGTCCACGGCTAATACAAAGCCGGCAGTTCAAGATTTAGAAGCACTTTTAAATACAGTTCCAGAAATTACCGATCCATCCCAACTGCGGGCATTGAATCGTCAAGTGTACAACCAAATTCATCCAGCTTGGACTAATCGTTCAGGATTGAAGGAGGAATTAATTTATCGTCTAGGTGTAGCTGCGGATGGTGCGATCGTTGGTTATAAAGCGGTAAATAAAGAGGCGAATCTGGGAGTGAGTCAAACTCCTCTGCCTAATGTACTTTATAATCCAGCTAGCCGCCCTCCCATTTCCAAGGAACCTATTGCCCAATTCCGAGTAGTATTTACTACAAGAGGTGTGCTAGAAGTGAGTCCTTGGCGGGGATATGCTAGAACACCAGAGGTAGTGGGTGCAAAAATTACTGACTCTAATATAGTCAAAAGTTTAAACCAAAAACTTTATAATACAGTTCGCCAAACTTGGAGTGGTACTCACACCTTTACACGAGATTTGAAATATCGAGTGGCAGTCAATAAAGATGGTGTAATTGCCGATTATGAACCACTTAACCAAGTCGCCTTTGACTATTTCCGAGAAACACCCCTTCCGAAGATGTTTAATGATGTCTACGGCTCCAATGTAGCACCTCCTAATGATAAAGAACCTCTCGCCCACTTCCAAGTGATATTTAAACCTAACAGTACGCTGGAAGTTACCCCTTGGAAGGGATATCAGTAA
- the remA gene encoding extracellular matrix/biofilm regulator RemA, giving the protein MEIQLINIGFGNIVSANRVVAIVSPESAPIKRIITDARDRGQLIDATYGRRTRAVIITDSSHVILSAIQPETVANRFVISRDHQTVDN; this is encoded by the coding sequence ATGGAGATCCAATTAATCAACATCGGCTTTGGTAACATTGTGTCTGCTAACCGAGTAGTTGCCATTGTCAGTCCAGAGTCTGCCCCAATTAAGCGGATTATTACTGATGCACGGGACAGAGGTCAACTGATTGATGCAACTTACGGTCGTCGGACTAGGGCCGTAATTATCACCGATTCCAGCCACGTAATTCTGTCGGCGATTCAGCCAGAAACGGTAGCGAATCGCTTTGTAATTTCCCGCGATCATCAAACTGTAGATAATTAG
- the gmk gene encoding guanylate kinase, protein MPVLPIQSSVTTEECLYLGRLIVLTGPSGVGKGTLMRSLLQRHPELYFSVSATTRSPRPGEIDGKNYYFVSRSKFEQLVAEGEFLEWAEFAGNYYGTPREAVLNQIHSGKLVVLEIELEGARQVRTSFPSALSIFILPPSFDELEKRIRSRAQDSEEAIARRLLRAQEEIQAADEFDIQIVNDDFETALNDIETVLFK, encoded by the coding sequence ATGCCAGTTTTACCCATCCAGAGTAGTGTTACCACCGAAGAATGCTTATATTTAGGTAGGTTGATTGTTTTAACTGGCCCCAGTGGGGTTGGTAAAGGTACTTTAATGCGATCGCTCCTACAACGTCACCCAGAACTTTATTTTTCTGTATCTGCAACAACTCGTTCTCCCCGCCCAGGGGAAATCGATGGCAAAAATTATTACTTTGTCAGCCGTAGTAAGTTTGAACAATTAGTGGCTGAAGGTGAATTTTTAGAATGGGCAGAATTTGCTGGTAACTATTACGGCACTCCCCGCGAAGCTGTACTTAACCAAATTCATTCTGGTAAGTTGGTAGTGCTAGAAATTGAATTAGAAGGTGCAAGACAAGTTCGTACTTCCTTCCCCAGTGCCCTAAGCATTTTTATTTTACCGCCTTCTTTTGATGAATTGGAGAAACGAATACGTTCTCGTGCCCAAGACTCTGAAGAAGCGATCGCACGTCGTCTACTCCGCGCCCAAGAAGAGATTCAAGCAGCAGATGAATTTGATATTCAAATCGTTAACGACGATTTTGAAACTGCTTTAAATGACATTGAAACGGTTTTGTTTAAATAA
- a CDS encoding photosystem I reaction center protein subunit XI has protein sequence MAQAVDASKNLPSDPRNREVVFPAFRDPQLGNLETPINSSPLVKWFINNLPAYRPGLSPARRGLEVGQAHGYLLFGPFAKLGPLRDTANANLAGLLGAIGLVVLLTACLSLYSNSNPDKALSSVTVPNPPVDAFNSKESWNNFASSFLIGGIGGAVVAYFLTSNLGLIQGLFG, from the coding sequence ATGGCACAAGCTGTAGATGCATCAAAGAATCTCCCCAGCGATCCCAGAAATAGGGAAGTTGTTTTCCCTGCATTTCGCGATCCGCAATTGGGCAACCTAGAAACCCCAATTAATTCTTCTCCCTTGGTCAAGTGGTTCATTAATAACTTACCTGCCTATCGCCCAGGTTTGTCTCCTGCTAGACGCGGTTTAGAAGTTGGACAGGCTCATGGTTACTTGCTATTTGGCCCCTTCGCCAAATTGGGCCCGCTGCGGGATACAGCTAACGCTAACTTGGCTGGTTTACTAGGAGCTATCGGCTTGGTGGTTTTGCTCACCGCTTGTCTATCCTTGTATTCCAATAGCAATCCCGACAAAGCACTTTCTAGCGTTACCGTACCCAATCCCCCGGTAGATGCTTTTAACTCTAAAGAAAGCTGGAACAACTTTGCCAGTTCTTTCTTAATTGGTGGTATTGGTGGTGCAGTAGTTGCTTACTTTTTGACTAGTAACCTTGGACTAATTCAAGGTTTATTTGGTTAA
- the psaJ gene encoding photosystem I reaction center subunit IX yields MAAKGDQSAYLIKFISTAPVAATIWLTITAGILIEFNRFFPDLLFHPLP; encoded by the coding sequence ATGGCAGCCAAAGGCGATCAATCAGCTTATTTGATCAAATTTATTTCCACAGCACCTGTGGCAGCTACCATCTGGCTGACAATCACAGCAGGTATCTTGATTGAATTCAACCGCTTTTTCCCCGACTTACTTTTCCACCCACTACCATAA
- a CDS encoding Photosystem I reaction center subunit III — MRRLFALMLAICLWFNFASPAQALGANLTPCKDNPAFQELAANARNTTADPESGKKRFERYSQALCGPEGYPHLIVDGRLDRAGDFLIPSILFLYIAGWIGWVGRAYLQAIKKESDTELKEIQIDLGLALPIIATGFAWPAAAVQELLSGKLAAKDSEIPISPR; from the coding sequence ATGCGACGATTGTTTGCTTTGATGTTAGCGATTTGTCTTTGGTTCAATTTCGCCTCCCCAGCACAAGCTTTAGGGGCTAATTTGACACCGTGCAAGGACAATCCCGCTTTTCAAGAGCTAGCAGCTAATGCCCGTAATACAACTGCCGACCCCGAATCTGGGAAAAAGCGGTTTGAGCGTTATTCTCAGGCGCTGTGCGGTCCTGAAGGCTACCCCCACTTGATTGTTGATGGTCGTCTAGATCGGGCTGGTGACTTTTTGATCCCCAGCATTCTGTTTTTATATATTGCTGGCTGGATTGGCTGGGTAGGTCGTGCCTATCTGCAAGCGATCAAAAAGGAATCTGACACTGAACTCAAAGAAATCCAAATCGATCTTGGTTTGGCACTACCAATCATCGCTACAGGTTTTGCTTGGCCAGCTGCTGCTGTTCAAGAATTACTCTCTGGCAAATTAGCAGCTAAAGACTCAGAAATCCCTATTTCTCCACGCTAA
- the tsaD gene encoding tRNA (adenosine(37)-N6)-threonylcarbamoyltransferase complex transferase subunit TsaD: protein MTTVLAIETSCDETAVAIVKNRKVCSSIVASQIPVHQQYGGVVPEVASRQHLETINVAIAQALEQAQLDWGKIDAIAATCAPGLVGALLVGLTAAKTLAMVHNKPFLGVHHLEGHIYATYLSESSLNPPFLSLLVSGGHTSLIFVKDCGSYETLGQTRDDAAGEAFDKVARLLKLGYPGGPVIDKLAQQGNPQAFALPEGKVSLPGGGFHRYDASFSGLKTAVLRLVQQLEKDGRQVPVADVAASFQETVARSLTKRAIACALDYGLDTIAIGGGVAANSGLRKNLQAAAVQHNLRVLFPPLKFCTDNAAMIGCAAADHLSRGHTSPLTLGVESRLALTQVMKLYHSFE, encoded by the coding sequence ATGACAACCGTTTTAGCAATAGAAACCAGTTGTGACGAAACTGCCGTCGCAATTGTTAAGAATCGTAAAGTTTGCAGCAGTATTGTAGCGTCGCAAATTCCAGTTCATCAACAGTATGGCGGGGTAGTGCCGGAAGTCGCGTCTCGCCAGCACTTGGAAACGATAAATGTTGCGATCGCACAAGCCCTAGAGCAAGCCCAGCTAGACTGGGGAAAAATTGACGCAATCGCCGCCACTTGTGCCCCTGGACTTGTAGGAGCGCTGTTAGTCGGGTTAACTGCTGCTAAAACCCTAGCGATGGTACACAACAAGCCATTTTTGGGAGTTCATCACCTGGAAGGTCACATTTATGCAACTTACTTGAGCGAATCAAGTTTAAATCCCCCCTTCTTGAGTTTATTAGTTTCTGGCGGACATACAAGCTTGATTTTTGTCAAAGATTGTGGTAGTTACGAAACACTAGGACAAACCCGTGATGATGCGGCAGGTGAAGCCTTTGATAAAGTGGCGCGATTATTAAAGCTGGGTTATCCGGGTGGGCCAGTAATTGACAAGTTGGCACAGCAGGGAAATCCCCAAGCCTTTGCCTTACCAGAAGGAAAAGTTTCTTTACCGGGCGGCGGGTTTCATCGTTATGATGCGAGTTTTAGTGGGTTAAAAACGGCTGTATTGCGTTTAGTGCAGCAATTAGAAAAAGATGGTAGACAAGTGCCAGTAGCAGATGTAGCAGCTAGCTTTCAAGAAACCGTAGCGCGATCGCTAACCAAAAGAGCGATCGCCTGTGCTTTAGACTATGGTCTAGATACAATTGCTATTGGTGGCGGTGTAGCAGCTAATAGCGGATTAAGAAAAAATCTCCAAGCCGCAGCCGTTCAACATAACCTCCGCGTCCTATTCCCACCTCTAAAATTCTGTACCGATAACGCCGCCATGATCGGCTGTGCCGCCGCAGATCATCTATCCCGTGGTCATACATCACCCCTCACACTAGGCGTTGAGTCCAGGTTAGCACTGACCCAAGTGATGAAGTTGTATCACTCTTTTGAGTAG
- a CDS encoding alpha/beta fold hydrolase yields the protein MATIEILGVPHAYELTAPTSSCPHALVFIHGWLNSRGYWQPVISRLSDDLQCLSYDLRGFGESQSQVKTDFSGAQTSLSLMPIFSSGLGSPINSLYTPVAYAQDLAILLKQLNITSAWLIGHSLGGTIALWGADRMPECVKGVICINAGGGIYLKEAFEQFRSAGQKFLQVRPRWLSQVPLIDLLFTRASVLRPLDRHWARQRLIDFVLADPEAALGTLLDSTTEEEINRLPELVSQLKQPVYFLAGAEDKVMEPKYVRHLASFHRLFQYCGDNVLEIPHCGHLAMLEQPDEVAARIRSIVISH from the coding sequence ATGGCAACTATCGAAATCTTGGGCGTTCCACACGCATACGAGCTAACGGCTCCCACTTCTTCCTGCCCCCATGCTTTAGTATTTATTCACGGTTGGCTTAATAGCCGTGGATATTGGCAACCTGTGATTTCCCGCCTATCAGATGATTTGCAGTGCCTTTCTTATGATTTGCGGGGTTTTGGTGAATCCCAGTCCCAGGTAAAAACCGATTTTAGTGGGGCCCAAACTTCTCTGAGTCTGATGCCTATTTTTAGTAGTGGGCTTGGCTCGCCAATCAATTCTCTTTATACTCCTGTTGCCTATGCTCAGGATTTAGCCATTCTCCTAAAACAACTGAATATTACCAGTGCTTGGCTAATTGGTCACTCATTGGGAGGTACGATCGCTCTTTGGGGAGCAGATCGAATGCCTGAATGTGTTAAGGGAGTTATCTGTATCAACGCTGGCGGTGGTATTTACCTCAAAGAAGCCTTTGAGCAGTTTCGCTCGGCGGGTCAGAAATTCTTGCAAGTCCGCCCGCGTTGGCTATCCCAAGTGCCTTTGATTGATTTGCTGTTTACTAGAGCCAGTGTACTTCGTCCTTTAGACCGTCATTGGGCACGTCAGAGGTTAATTGATTTCGTTCTGGCTGACCCGGAAGCAGCGTTAGGAACTCTGTTAGATTCCACAACTGAGGAAGAAATCAATCGTTTACCTGAGCTAGTATCTCAACTGAAGCAGCCAGTTTATTTTTTGGCTGGTGCGGAAGATAAGGTTATGGAACCCAAGTATGTGCGCCATTTAGCTAGCTTTCACAGGCTGTTTCAATACTGTGGTGACAATGTTCTGGAAATTCCTCATTGCGGACATCTAGCGATGTTGGAACAGCCTGATGAAGTAGCCGCTCGAATTCGGTCAATAGTCATTAGTCATTAG
- a CDS encoding GNAT family N-acetyltransferase: MGFWKTWFSTPESVATTRTNPFEERVDAAGNSNPTSISEASSKETRIVFSTERDIDLYELEELCDAVGWSRRPLRKVKKAIEHSFLVASMWQVRGNQKRLIGFARATSDHAFNATIWDVVVHPDFQSQGLGKALMKYVLKKLRSEEISNVTLFADPHVVDFYRTMGFMADPEGIKGMFWYPH; this comes from the coding sequence ATGGGTTTTTGGAAAACTTGGTTTAGTACTCCTGAATCTGTAGCGACAACTAGGACAAACCCCTTTGAAGAACGTGTTGATGCTGCGGGCAACTCCAACCCCACCAGCATTAGCGAAGCTTCTTCAAAGGAAACTCGCATCGTCTTCAGTACGGAGCGAGATATTGACCTGTATGAGCTAGAAGAACTCTGTGATGCAGTTGGTTGGTCGCGTCGTCCTCTAAGAAAAGTGAAAAAAGCTATTGAGCATAGTTTTCTTGTCGCCTCAATGTGGCAGGTGAGAGGAAACCAAAAGCGGCTCATTGGTTTTGCCCGCGCTACCTCAGATCACGCGTTTAATGCCACTATTTGGGATGTGGTGGTTCACCCAGACTTCCAAAGTCAAGGACTGGGTAAGGCACTAATGAAATACGTTCTGAAAAAACTTAGAAGTGAAGAAATTAGTAATGTCACTCTCTTCGCCGACCCCCATGTTGTAGATTTCTACCGGACTATGGGGTTTATGGCTGATCCAGAAGGCATTAAAGGCATGTTCTGGTATCCTCACTAG
- a CDS encoding Tic22 family protein — translation MFNLIGLLMRGAVMKSFIRLGATLGIAGSVFLTGLSGIGNLPVIGNLEAVALPQDQIVKKLQEVPVFTLTNPKGEFVVLSRKNESKTISQVGFFISKQDAQKFLDSRLKKENPQLASTLQVRPLSLADYYKIVQESKKKSDSVIYTLVPTQAQVASATSMLNQNGKKGQQFNGIPLFVPKFKKDNSYLTIPLAKGNERFIPFFFEKEQAVALLDQFKKAVPKEADNTEIQVVDLYGVMEALNSSTDPSINKIVLYPSRESISFIRSLAPNQSPAPKK, via the coding sequence TTGTTTAATTTAATTGGGTTATTGATGCGAGGAGCAGTCATGAAATCATTTATTCGCTTAGGCGCAACATTGGGTATAGCTGGGAGTGTATTTTTAACGGGACTTTCAGGAATAGGCAATCTACCAGTAATAGGCAATCTAGAGGCGGTAGCATTGCCACAAGATCAGATAGTGAAAAAGCTCCAAGAAGTACCTGTATTCACCCTTACCAATCCTAAAGGCGAATTCGTAGTTCTTTCGAGAAAAAACGAATCCAAAACGATCTCGCAAGTGGGATTTTTTATTAGCAAGCAAGACGCTCAAAAATTCCTTGACAGTCGGCTCAAAAAAGAAAACCCCCAGTTGGCAAGCACGCTACAGGTCAGACCTTTGTCCTTGGCAGACTACTATAAAATAGTCCAAGAAAGCAAAAAGAAATCAGACTCTGTAATTTATACTTTAGTCCCGACGCAAGCACAGGTAGCTTCAGCAACAAGTATGCTGAATCAAAATGGTAAAAAAGGGCAGCAATTCAATGGTATTCCGTTATTTGTACCTAAATTTAAGAAAGATAATAGCTATTTGACCATTCCCCTTGCAAAAGGCAACGAGCGGTTCATCCCATTCTTTTTTGAAAAAGAGCAAGCAGTGGCTCTGTTAGACCAATTCAAAAAAGCCGTGCCAAAGGAAGCAGACAACACTGAAATTCAGGTAGTGGATTTATATGGTGTTATGGAGGCTCTCAATAGCAGCACCGACCCTAGTATAAATAAAATTGTTCTGTATCCATCGCGGGAGTCCATCAGTTTTATTCGATCGCTTGCGCCGAATCAGTCACCTGCGCCGAAAAAATAA